The following are encoded in a window of Peromyscus maniculatus bairdii isolate BWxNUB_F1_BW_parent chromosome X, HU_Pman_BW_mat_3.1, whole genome shotgun sequence genomic DNA:
- the LOC102914530 gene encoding uncharacterized protein LOC102914530, with protein sequence MVLLTLDMQRFFSGKGCIFKLSALLSSLLALVFEIIIASSQCWRPRRFDNNILQFVSFGLWEAYSPQELNESGTVTKMLVHTTTESTRTSSPEFQIAQTLIVWAILMKPVVLVFGVVAIKISCMKDPFVEMATYCYNVSASVLCVSSLFTLVSVSWNHFVDHYGQTTLDFPPYFPVSKEALITKYCTTVLPLGVLTAAISLFSAVIFLSEISVLQLQSWKKAQHASIVTTQEA encoded by the exons ATGGTTCTTCTCACCCTTGATATGCAAAg ATTTTTCAGTGGAAAAGGGTGCATCTTCAAGCTGAGTGCCCTCCTTAGCAGCCTATTAGCTTTGGTGTTTGAAATAATCATTGCAAGCAGCCAATGCTGGCGCCCACGGAGATTCGACAACAACATTTTGCAATTTGTGTCCTTTGGACTCTGGGAGGCTTATTCCCCTCAAGAGCTTAATGAATCAGGGACTGTAACCAAGATGCTGGTGCACACCACTACCGAATCTACCAGGACCAGTTCACCTGAGTTTCAGATTGCACAGACCCTGATAGTGTGGGCCATTTTGATGAAGCCTGTAGTTCTGGTTTTTGGTGTAGTTGCTATTAAGATCAGCTGCATGAAAGACCCATTTGTGGAGATGGCGACATACTGCTACAatgtttctgcctcagttttGTGTGTTAGCAGCTTGTTCACATTGGTTTCTGTCAGCTGGAACCACTTTGTAGATCATTATGGCCAAACCACTCTTGACTTTCCACCATACTTTCCTGTTAGCAAAGAAGCACTGATAACCAAATACTGCACTACTGTGCTGCCATTAGGGGTTCTGACAGCTGCCATCTCACTTTTCAGTGCAGTTATCTTTCTTTCTGAGATAAGCGTTTTGCAACTACAGAGTTGGAAGAAGGCCCAGCATGCTTCCATAGTGACCACTCAAGAGGCCTGA